The Planktothrix sp. FACHB-1365 genome has a segment encoding these proteins:
- a CDS encoding DUF262 domain-containing protein, which produces MLFAPVEEKMWEKSSSKRQKKMSDGEINDKYSSQENRILTEINREKLPSFAEALKKNGYMNVQPVYQRRPRWDDKMKSRLIESFLINIPVPPIILFEIDYNSYEVMDGQQRITAIKEFYENKLKLTGLELWPEINGRTYDQLPIKVKAGIDRRSISSIVIIAESTSDPETALFLKQKSFERFNTGGVDLSQQEVRNCLYHGKFNSLLLELSRHPIFTQSWGIPIDENDPDLLNNNLYKKMEDAELVLRFFALRNVDHFQRGMEGFLDLYMIKSSNFSDEDILVLKEVFLETIRLAYEIYNDNLFKPFDPKSRTWKKDSYKAYYDAVMVGFNRHLDEAEILINQKQKIIEETKKLFEREESRLLTGGGKSKAEIQQRIQIFDDMLLQVIGE; this is translated from the coding sequence ATGCTCTTTGCGCCAGTTGAAGAAAAAATGTGGGAGAAATCTTCCTCAAAACGTCAAAAAAAAATGTCGGATGGAGAAATTAATGATAAATACTCCTCCCAAGAAAACCGCATCCTAACTGAAATTAATCGTGAAAAGCTGCCTAGCTTTGCTGAGGCTTTAAAAAAAAACGGATATATGAATGTACAACCCGTTTACCAAAGAAGACCTCGATGGGATGACAAGATGAAGTCACGATTAATTGAGTCATTCCTAATTAATATCCCTGTTCCACCCATTATTCTGTTTGAAATAGATTACAACTCTTATGAAGTCATGGATGGTCAACAGAGAATTACAGCAATTAAAGAGTTCTATGAAAACAAACTCAAACTAACAGGACTCGAACTTTGGCCAGAAATCAATGGACGTACTTATGATCAACTTCCAATTAAAGTTAAAGCAGGAATTGATCGTCGATCCATCTCATCTATTGTTATTATTGCAGAATCAACTTCTGATCCTGAAACAGCTTTGTTCCTCAAACAGAAAAGTTTTGAACGCTTTAATACCGGAGGCGTAGATTTAAGTCAGCAGGAAGTACGGAATTGTTTGTATCATGGGAAGTTTAATTCATTATTACTAGAATTATCTCGTCATCCTATCTTTACTCAATCTTGGGGAATTCCTATCGATGAAAATGACCCTGATTTATTAAACAATAATCTTTATAAAAAAATGGAGGATGCAGAATTAGTGCTTCGTTTCTTTGCTTTAAGGAATGTAGACCATTTTCAACGAGGAATGGAAGGATTTCTTGATCTTTATATGATCAAAAGTTCAAATTTTTCTGATGAGGATATTTTAGTTCTAAAGGAAGTTTTTTTAGAAACAATTCGTCTAGCTTACGAAATTTATAACGATAATTTATTCAAACCCTTTGATCCAAAATCTAGGACTTGGAAGAAAGATTCCTATAAAGCTTATTATGATGCGGTCATGGTTGGATTTAATCGGCATTTGGATGAAGCTGAAATTTTAATTAATCAAAAACAAAAAATTATTGAAGAAACAAAGAAACTCTTTGAACGGGAAGAATCACGTCTTTTAACAGGAGGTGGAAAAAGTAAAGCAGAAATTCAACAACGAATCCAAATCTTTGATGATATGCTATTGCAGGTTATTGGAGAATAG
- a CDS encoding MAE_28990/MAE_18760 family HEPN-like nuclease, translated as MFENLLETSSIKIATVRAMLQTNDRLRAIVFGKQSLNKDPLPENNDFLELAQEFPGEIEWKIYDHCATVMRLYAIYERFVEDLISEWLQLLPELISSYSDLDETIQNTHREGIGRLLIYPKKIRFEDPENQNLSIYYKKVVQGFLAALSDHEKYELLPEIFIFHEQNLRKDALVELFTNAGIEKAWEWIIHYRQIKYFIEQVRGNQNTAEAELKQFIHYRNKAAHGSINEILGIQELLYLADFVEALCQALAELVTYQILLKKVSIGQAQKVGRVTEWFKKQKAAIVIVENITLSVGDKLFLVNEESSYCSLTRIESIQIDSQPRNEVKISSPTEVGLKFNIDTRKGFSLYLIN; from the coding sequence ATGTTTGAGAATCTTTTAGAAACATCCAGTATAAAAATTGCAACTGTTCGTGCAATGCTCCAGACTAATGATAGACTTAGGGCAATTGTTTTTGGAAAACAAAGTTTAAATAAAGATCCATTGCCGGAAAATAATGATTTTCTGGAATTGGCTCAAGAATTTCCTGGAGAAATTGAATGGAAAATCTATGACCACTGTGCTACTGTAATGCGATTGTACGCCATTTATGAACGATTTGTTGAAGATTTAATCTCCGAATGGTTACAACTTTTACCTGAGTTAATTTCCAGTTATTCCGATTTAGATGAAACAATTCAAAATACCCATCGAGAGGGAATTGGACGATTATTAATATACCCGAAAAAGATACGATTTGAAGACCCTGAAAACCAAAATCTATCTATTTATTATAAAAAAGTGGTTCAAGGGTTTTTGGCTGCCCTTAGTGATCATGAAAAATACGAGTTACTTCCTGAAATTTTTATATTCCATGAACAAAATTTAAGAAAGGATGCGTTAGTGGAATTATTCACTAACGCGGGAATTGAAAAGGCTTGGGAATGGATTATTCACTATCGACAGATTAAATATTTTATAGAGCAAGTCCGAGGAAATCAAAATACCGCCGAAGCAGAACTTAAACAATTTATTCACTATCGGAATAAAGCAGCACATGGATCAATTAATGAAATTTTAGGAATTCAAGAATTGCTATATTTAGCAGATTTTGTCGAAGCATTATGCCAAGCTTTAGCTGAATTAGTAACTTATCAAATCCTTTTAAAAAAAGTATCCATTGGACAAGCTCAAAAAGTTGGACGAGTTACGGAGTGGTTTAAAAAGCAAAAAGCAGCCATCGTAATAGTAGAGAATATAACTTTATCTGTAGGAGATAAGTTATTTCTAGTAAATGAAGAATCCTCTTATTGTTCTTTGACGAGAATTGAGAGTATTCAAATAGACAGTCAACCTAGAAATGAAGTTAAAATATCTTCTCCTACAGAAGTGGGATTAAAGTTTAATATTGATACTCGAAAAGGATTTAGCCTGTATCTAATCAATTAA
- a CDS encoding ABC transporter ATP-binding protein, which yields MQYVVLNVNNLRVEFDTDERTVTAVDGISFQVGRGETLGIVGESGSGKSVTALAIMGLLSSATAKVEGEIGFQIPESEDYSPYSQPVNLLQLSPTQKQTYRGGQISMIFQEPMTSLNPVFTIGFQLTEAIMQHEQVSPKQAMWKAASLLQEVKLLPSDDELMQQALEAQKHQSISRSPQELQDKRSRKREVIQQINAQKRAMLDRYPHELSGGQLQRVMIAMAISCNPILLIADEPTTALDVTVQATILDLLQELQERRGMAMIFITHDLGIVAQIADQVAVMFQGKIVESGTIQQIFTTPQNPYTKGLLACRPTLDTPAERLPTVADFMDIITLDNGEVEIREKTLVEPVKSYNNIALKSKAFLSSLPSDQPLLSVKNLRVAFKIPGILGKTKRLLMAVNDVSFDVYSGETLGLVGESGCGKSTLSRAILQLIRPLSGQVFFEGQDITAPPLETSIFSGFKNYQNQQQFNQKMRWVRRNLQIIFQDPFSSLDPRISIGDAVMEPLIIHSVGQTFQEKRDRVAYLLERVGLNPDLMRRYPHEFSGGQRQRICIARALALNPKFIICDESVSALDVSVQAQVLNLLKELQGEFNLTYIFISHDLSVVKFMSDRMIVMNQGKIEEMGTAEEIYRHPKQAYTRQLIASIPSGNIRSSNFN from the coding sequence ATGCAATATGTTGTTCTGAATGTGAATAATCTGCGGGTTGAGTTTGACACCGATGAACGGACTGTTACCGCCGTTGATGGAATTTCCTTTCAGGTGGGACGGGGAGAAACGTTAGGAATTGTCGGAGAGTCCGGTTCAGGAAAATCCGTGACCGCCTTGGCTATTATGGGGTTACTTTCCAGCGCCACCGCGAAAGTAGAGGGAGAAATTGGGTTTCAAATTCCTGAATCTGAAGATTATAGTCCCTATTCTCAACCTGTTAATTTATTACAACTTTCACCAACTCAAAAACAAACCTATCGAGGCGGTCAAATTTCCATGATTTTTCAGGAACCCATGACCTCTTTGAACCCTGTTTTTACCATTGGGTTTCAATTAACAGAAGCCATTATGCAGCATGAACAGGTTTCCCCCAAACAAGCGATGTGGAAAGCCGCATCATTATTACAAGAAGTGAAATTACTCCCCAGTGATGATGAATTAATGCAGCAAGCGTTAGAAGCACAAAAACATCAATCAATCTCTCGTTCTCCCCAGGAATTACAAGATAAACGGAGCCGAAAACGAGAAGTTATTCAACAAATTAATGCTCAAAAACGAGCCATGTTAGATCGATATCCCCATGAATTATCGGGGGGACAATTGCAACGGGTGATGATTGCAATGGCAATTTCTTGTAACCCGATATTATTAATTGCAGATGAACCGACAACGGCGTTAGATGTTACTGTACAAGCCACAATATTAGATTTACTTCAAGAATTACAAGAACGCCGAGGAATGGCGATGATTTTTATTACCCATGATTTAGGAATTGTAGCTCAAATTGCGGATCAAGTGGCGGTGATGTTCCAAGGGAAAATAGTTGAATCTGGAACAATTCAGCAAATTTTTACAACCCCTCAAAATCCCTATACAAAAGGATTATTAGCTTGTCGTCCCACGTTAGATACTCCGGCTGAACGTTTACCAACGGTGGCTGATTTTATGGATATTATTACGCTGGATAATGGAGAGGTAGAAATCCGAGAAAAAACTTTAGTAGAACCTGTTAAAAGTTATAATAATATTGCTTTAAAATCTAAGGCATTTTTATCGAGTTTACCCTCAGATCAGCCTCTTTTATCGGTTAAAAATTTAAGAGTTGCGTTTAAAATCCCAGGAATATTAGGAAAAACCAAACGATTATTAATGGCGGTTAATGATGTTTCCTTTGATGTCTATTCGGGGGAAACATTAGGGTTAGTGGGAGAGTCAGGCTGCGGAAAAAGTACCTTATCCAGAGCGATTTTACAACTGATTAGACCTTTGAGTGGTCAAGTCTTTTTTGAAGGTCAGGATATTACGGCTCCTCCGTTAGAAACCTCGATATTTAGTGGGTTTAAAAATTACCAAAATCAACAACAATTTAATCAAAAAATGCGTTGGGTCAGACGGAATCTGCAAATTATTTTTCAAGATCCCTTTAGTTCCCTTGACCCTAGAATCAGCATTGGGGATGCGGTCATGGAACCGTTAATTATTCATTCAGTCGGACAAACGTTTCAAGAAAAACGCGATCGCGTGGCTTATTTATTAGAAAGAGTTGGGTTAAATCCTGATTTAATGCGTCGTTATCCCCATGAATTTTCAGGGGGACAACGCCAACGAATTTGTATCGCCAGAGCGTTAGCATTGAACCCTAAATTTATTATTTGTGATGAATCTGTTTCAGCGTTGGATGTGTCGGTACAGGCGCAAGTATTGAACTTATTGAAAGAGTTACAAGGGGAATTTAATCTCACTTATATTTTTATTTCCCATGATTTAAGTGTGGTTAAATTTATGAGCGATCGCATGATTGTAATGAATCAAGGAAAAATTGAAGAAATGGGAACCGCCGAGGAAATTTATCGCCATCCCAAACAAGCTTATACTCGTCAATTAATTGCTTCTATTCCTTCAGGAAATATTAGAAGTAGTAACTTTAATTGA
- a CDS encoding type II toxin-antitoxin system HicB family antitoxin, which produces MNIKAIIHEAEEGGYWAEVPALPGCVTQGETWEEVMGNLQEAIEGWLEVANETQLQVEFK; this is translated from the coding sequence ATGAATATTAAAGCTATTATTCACGAGGCAGAAGAGGGAGGGTATTGGGCAGAAGTTCCTGCACTCCCTGGATGTGTGACCCAAGGGGAAACTTGGGAAGAAGTGATGGGAAATCTGCAAGAAGCGATAGAAGGTTGGTTAGAGGTGGCAAATGAAACTCAACTTCAGGTTGAGTTTAAGTGA
- a CDS encoding type II toxin-antitoxin system HicB family antitoxin, with protein MLEDGIFYGEIPNCQGVWSSGKTLEECRENLQDALEGWIILGLRLGHQLPILENIKI; from the coding sequence ATTTTAGAGGATGGGATATTTTATGGAGAAATCCCCAACTGTCAGGGAGTTTGGAGTAGTGGCAAAACCTTAGAAGAATGTCGAGAAAATTTACAAGATGCGTTAGAAGGATGGATCATTTTAGGGTTACGTTTAGGTCATCAATTACCGATTTTAGAAAATATCAAGATATGA
- a CDS encoding Eco57I restriction-modification methylase domain-containing protein, with amino-acid sequence MNNHPRQPREALNKAFLKVKVSRSDIEQFKANLINLLDQINEKESEEFHKNLMADFLKNTYYSPNYFINTKERNDLVIHNQKESKSSVGIILEVKKPKNKAEMVKVENLNAKALQELVLYFLRERINNKNLEIKYLIITNIYEWFIFDAQSFEKYFCENKPLIQQFEDFEAGRLTGKTTDFFYKEIAKPAIEAIKHELIFTYFDIRDYEQLVRNNNPEDDEKLIALFKLLSPQHLLKLPIANDSNTLDKGFYSELLYIIGLTETKEKNKKLIQRLPKDKQNPGSLIENAILQLDSLDKISRLENPEQFGETEPEQLFNIALELSITWMNRILFLKLLESQLITYHKGNSDFAFLNTNKIHDLGDLDRLFFQVLAVKSSERKPDLTGIFAQVPYLNSSLFEPTELEHQTIVISNLREEKLPIFSSTVLKDGNGNKRTGELNTLQYLFEFLDAYDFSSEGSEGIQEEQKTLINASVLGLIFEKINGYKDGSYFTPGFITMYMCRETLRKAVVQKFNEIKGWNCQTLKDLYDKIEDRTEANQIINRLKICDPAVGSGHFLVSALNELIAIKHDLKILQDQGGRRLKEYQITVENDELIITDEDNQPFKYTPQNQESQRVQETLFHEKQTMIENCLFGVDINPNSVKICRLRLWIELLKNAYYKTDTNYSELETLPNIDINIKCGNSLISRFPLDADLKPALKKNKIDIETYQKAVETYRHAENKQQKREMEKLMNTIKGNFKTTLQGTDPKKTKLRQLEGEVYSLENQLLLFEETKAEQKARDKKIVKLNNEIDKLRIEIEEIESGKIYENAFEWRFEFPEVLDDIGRFIGFDVVIGNPPYIRQEEIKEFKAILQKNYQCYTGISDIFVYFYELGLHLLKAKGNLIYISSNKYLRAGYGEKLRQLLRDKTTIYHLIDFGDFPVFEEAIAYPSIISLSKLKSDANELKALSWDLTKKQNISQFVAVLEQDSLIIPQRNLKSDGWRLESSQVLDLLAKLRNTGTPLGEYVNGRFYYGIKTGFNEAFIIDRQTRDKLIAEHSSSAEVIKPLLRGRDVKKWRVDFADQYLIKIESSENKKHPWSDQPEKEAEKIFYNTYPGIFQYFNQFKEALIKRCDQGKFFWELRSCIYWKEFEESKIIYPNICKSNEFAWDELGYYTNQKAFIIPTPDKFLLAVLNSRVVGFLFQNLLSKLQGDFYEPSSIFMKDFPIPTSSQSECQAITNLVEKCLNPQEEDVKNFETKIDQLVYQLYGLTEEEIKIVEGITD; translated from the coding sequence TTCATAAAAATCTCATGGCTGATTTCCTGAAAAATACCTATTATAGTCCTAACTATTTTATTAATACCAAAGAACGAAACGATCTCGTTATTCACAATCAAAAAGAGTCTAAAAGCAGTGTCGGTATTATTTTAGAAGTTAAGAAACCCAAAAATAAAGCTGAAATGGTGAAGGTCGAAAACCTGAACGCAAAAGCTTTACAAGAGTTGGTTTTATATTTTTTAAGAGAACGAATTAACAATAAAAACCTAGAAATTAAATATTTAATTATTACTAATATTTATGAATGGTTTATTTTTGATGCTCAGAGTTTTGAAAAATATTTTTGTGAAAATAAACCATTAATTCAACAATTTGAAGATTTTGAAGCCGGACGCTTAACGGGTAAAACAACGGATTTTTTCTATAAGGAAATTGCTAAACCTGCCATTGAAGCTATTAAACATGAACTAATATTTACTTATTTTGATATTCGAGATTATGAACAATTGGTTAGAAATAATAACCCTGAAGATGATGAAAAACTAATCGCTTTATTTAAGTTACTGTCTCCTCAACATTTATTAAAATTACCCATTGCGAATGATAGTAATACTTTAGACAAAGGGTTTTATAGTGAATTACTGTATATTATTGGTTTAACCGAAACCAAAGAAAAGAATAAAAAACTGATCCAACGTCTACCCAAAGATAAACAAAATCCGGGTTCACTGATTGAAAATGCTATTTTACAACTCGATAGTTTAGATAAAATTTCTCGACTGGAAAACCCCGAACAATTTGGAGAAACCGAACCCGAACAACTTTTTAATATTGCGTTAGAATTATCCATTACTTGGATGAACCGGATTCTATTTTTAAAATTATTAGAATCTCAATTAATCACTTACCATAAAGGAAATTCTGATTTTGCTTTTTTAAATACAAATAAAATTCATGATTTGGGTGATTTAGATCGGTTATTTTTCCAAGTCTTAGCGGTTAAATCTAGTGAACGAAAACCGGATTTAACAGGAATATTTGCTCAGGTTCCTTATTTGAATAGTTCCCTGTTTGAACCGACTGAACTTGAACATCAAACCATTGTTATTAGTAATCTCAGAGAAGAAAAACTACCCATCTTTTCATCAACGGTTTTAAAAGATGGTAACGGAAATAAACGGACGGGAGAACTCAACACCCTACAATATTTATTTGAGTTTCTGGATGCTTATGATTTTAGTAGTGAAGGGTCAGAAGGAATTCAAGAGGAACAAAAAACCTTAATTAATGCGTCGGTTTTAGGATTAATTTTCGAGAAAATTAACGGTTATAAAGATGGGTCATATTTTACCCCTGGTTTTATTACCATGTATATGTGTCGAGAAACTCTGCGAAAAGCGGTTGTTCAGAAATTCAATGAAATTAAGGGTTGGAATTGTCAAACTCTTAAGGATTTATATGATAAAATTGAAGATAGAACGGAAGCAAATCAAATTATTAACCGTCTTAAAATTTGTGATCCGGCGGTGGGGTCAGGACATTTTTTAGTTTCGGCGTTGAACGAACTGATCGCCATTAAACATGATTTGAAGATTTTACAAGATCAAGGCGGGAGACGATTAAAAGAATATCAAATTACGGTAGAAAATGATGAATTAATTATTACCGATGAAGATAATCAACCGTTTAAATATACCCCTCAAAATCAGGAAAGTCAACGGGTTCAAGAAACTTTATTTCATGAAAAGCAAACGATGATTGAAAATTGCTTGTTTGGGGTGGATATTAACCCCAACTCGGTTAAGATTTGTCGGTTAAGGTTATGGATAGAATTGTTAAAAAATGCCTATTATAAAACAGATACGAATTATTCTGAATTGGAAACCTTACCGAATATTGATATTAATATAAAATGCGGTAACTCGTTAATTAGTCGGTTTCCTTTGGATGCGGATTTAAAACCAGCGTTAAAGAAAAATAAAATTGACATTGAAACTTATCAAAAGGCTGTTGAAACCTATCGTCATGCTGAGAATAAACAGCAAAAGCGAGAGATGGAAAAGTTAATGAATACGATTAAAGGTAATTTTAAAACCACTCTTCAAGGGACTGACCCGAAGAAAACGAAGTTAAGACAGTTAGAGGGAGAGGTTTATAGTTTAGAGAATCAACTTTTATTATTTGAGGAAACTAAAGCGGAACAGAAAGCACGGGATAAAAAAATTGTTAAGTTAAATAATGAGATTGATAAGTTAAGGATAGAAATTGAGGAAATTGAAAGCGGTAAAATTTATGAAAATGCGTTTGAATGGCGGTTTGAGTTTCCTGAAGTTTTGGATGATATAGGAAGGTTTATTGGGTTTGATGTGGTGATTGGAAATCCGCCTTATATTAGACAAGAAGAAATTAAGGAATTTAAGGCAATTTTACAGAAAAATTATCAATGTTATACAGGTATTAGTGATATATTTGTTTACTTTTATGAATTAGGTTTGCATCTATTAAAAGCAAAAGGTAATTTAATTTATATCTCCTCTAATAAATATTTGAGAGCAGGTTATGGTGAAAAGTTGCGTCAACTTTTGAGAGATAAAACAACGATTTATCATTTAATCGATTTCGGTGATTTTCCGGTTTTTGAAGAAGCGATCGCTTATCCTAGCATTATCTCTTTAAGTAAATTGAAATCTGACGCGAATGAATTAAAAGCTTTATCATGGGATCTAACAAAAAAACAAAATATTTCACAATTTGTGGCGGTTTTAGAGCAGGATAGTTTGATAATTCCTCAGAGAAACTTAAAATCTGATGGTTGGCGACTAGAATCTTCTCAGGTTTTGGACTTGCTGGCGAAACTGCGAAATACTGGTACACCGTTAGGAGAATATGTAAATGGTAGATTTTATTATGGTATTAAAACAGGATTTAACGAGGCTTTTATCATTGATCGCCAAACAAGAGATAAATTAATCGCTGAACATTCTTCGTCTGCGGAAGTTATTAAACCTTTGCTGCGTGGTCGTGATGTTAAAAAATGGCGAGTAGATTTTGCTGATCAATATTTGATCAAAATTGAGTCTTCTGAAAATAAAAAACATCCTTGGTCTGATCAACCAGAAAAAGAAGCAGAAAAGATTTTTTATAACACATATCCTGGGATTTTTCAATATTTTAATCAATTTAAGGAAGCCTTAATTAAAAGATGTGATCAGGGTAAATTCTTTTGGGAATTGCGATCTTGTATTTACTGGAAAGAATTTGAAGAATCTAAAATTATTTATCCAAATATTTGTAAGAGTAATGAATTTGCTTGGGATGAATTAGGCTATTATACAAATCAGAAAGCATTTATTATTCCTACCCCTGATAAATTTCTACTCGCAGTTCTTAACTCTAGGGTTGTGGGGTTTTTGTTTCAGAATTTACTATCAAAATTACAGGGGGATTTCTACGAACCAAGCTCAATATTTATGAAAGATTTCCCTATTCCCACCTCCAGCCAATCAGAGTGTCAAGCCATAACAAACCTTGTTGAAAAATGTCTTAATCCTCAAGAGGAAGATGTTAAGAATTTTGAAACAAAAATTGATCAACTGGTTTATCAATTATATGGATTAACAGAAGAAGAAATCAAAATAGTTGAGGGGATAACAGATTAG